The DNA segment TGTCAGCTTCTGCAAATGCTCTCTTCAGGGAATCATAACTGCTAACTGGAAGGAATGACTTACACTCACTAGctgaaataatatatttacaCCTCAATTGTGGGCACCTTATGGGCAACTTTGAGGCTTGCAGCTTTTCTTCAACATATGCAGTCAGGCAGCCATAGCAGAACGCGTGTGAACAACCCACCTTGATCATCTGAGAACCTAGTTTTTCCTCGCAGCAAATCGGGCAGGTGCCAACCTCATAAGGAGATAGATATCTAATGCCTATCGCTTCTTTGGCCAGCTGCAAAGGCCTCTCAAGTTCAAAGCTAGGAAGCAATATTAAATCGAAATCTTCCAACTTATCAACCAGTTCAAGAATCCTGTGCCCTAAAGCTACCAAAAGCTGATCTTCAAGAATTTCAGCTTCTGCTATCTGTCAGTACAAAAAACAGAAATAGACGTGTAGAGTTATCAAAAGATGCACAGATTTCAATTTGATACATTATTACAGGAAGAAAATAAGGTAACTGAACTGAAATATCATGATGGCTAGTGAGTACTCTTTTGCTTTGGGACCAAATACATTGAATAGACAGCGCATAAAACTGCAAATGACAAATCCAATGATCTACAGATAAATAAACAAAAGCACATGCAGCTGCCATCAGCAGCAAAGTGGAGCGTGCAGCTGCAAGTTATTGCACATTCACTGCAATTCAAGCATTTTGTTTGTCTCATTACAATCTAGTGTGATTTTTTCAAGTGTAAAAACTCAATATACAATGTTGACCAGTAATATGTGTATACAAATTAGCTGCTATCACTGGCTGAATGGGTTAAATTGACTAATTTGGAGTCAGCCAAGATGGCAAGAAATCAATTGTAGAAAAAACACATGGACTGAATTAAAACTCATAGTAGTAtcactagaaaaagaaaaacaagagagTTCAGTGGGATGTCTGAAACCAAATACATTAGCTTCACCAAACCTGTGCAAACCATCCATTATGAAAACATGAAAAGACTCCTACCTGAAAGTACAGCTTCTCTGAATTAGTGAAGGCGAAGATCTTCCGTATTCCATTCTGCAGCGCAACCAACAACCCATCCATCAGTGCTAAGTGCTCAGCCACTAGATCTTCCACATAGAAATCCAGCTTCTTCTGCACTTTAAGAACAGGCACTCCGGGTGACCTCTCCATGACCACCCCAATCCCAGACAATTTCTTCCCCTCTGCCTCCGAGCTCGACACACCCTTGAAGAACAGCCGCACCGAGGTCTCATCAAGCTCCCCCTTTGTGACACCGGCAGTGAAGGATTCCTCAGTATCCTCCCAATCTTCCTCATCTCCACAGCAGCTCCTGAAGTCATCCTCACCCTTCAAATTGCCGGCAAACCCACCTCCTGCCTCCAATAACCTCTCCTCCATGGTCAACCAATCGAACAAAAATTCTTCTCAGCCCAATTCAATCAGATTGTCTTTCCATCCCAATTCTAGCAATGCCCATCAGGCTGGCTCACCAAGAACCCAGGCACAGCAAGCAACCAAAAGTTCCCACCAAACGAGCCCTTTTGAGCTCAGAAGTGCACCTAATCCCAACTCAGAGAAGGTGGCCTTGCTCCTTTTGCCGCAACTACTCCGGCACCAGTGGCCTACTGCTCCGACGACCCCACAGATTGGGTGCTCGGAATAGCACAAGGTTTGGCTCAGAAATTGATGGAGAATATGGCCAAGAAGCACCAGACGGAGCCCCACACCGCGAATTCCAGAGCCGCGATGGCGAGGTTGGTCGGGACAGCGACCAAATTCACCCAAACGTTGGAGCTTTCCCCGATCCTCCAGTTCCTCATATGTGACGACCCGATAGTTTGGGTCCCAAATAGCGCAGAGCCGCACACAGAGGGGAGGAATTCAGTAATTCGCCACCACGAGGTCCAATCGCCTGTCCTGGAAGAACAAAATCTGCATGAATTATGAGCAGGTGATCCCAGAATTGCCCGATTTCGCTCTTGCAAGTAACAAATAAATTAGCTCAGAATTTGACAAGGCACAgagaaaagggaaagaaaaatacaGGCGCAGACGCAGTTATGGCAAATTTTACAATCAGATCTACAAAAAACGGAGCATTTGCCCAAAAGAAGACAAAATTTAGCTCCAAATTGAGACGAGAAATCGCAAGCAACAAGATAATTTTTCTCGCAGCCGTTGCCCTTGCACCAAGCAAAAAGGTGCGGTTTTTTGCTAGAAAAGATGGGATTAAAACGCAGCCCGAGAGATGCAATCGGTGCCCCCAAGGAGGAGTAAACCCGGATTTACCTCGCACGCAAAACAGGGGAGGGTGAGAAGACCGGGTGAAGGCGAAATTACCGGCGAGCCCGAGCCACATCGATCGAGGGAGGGagggcctcgccgccgcctcgggtACAAGACTGGGCCCTAAAGGAGGAAGAATTATTGCATTCTTGCGGCAGTGGAGGAAGAATTTATTCCATTCTTGCcggaagagagaaggagaagagagagaaaaaagagggagggaggagtggCGTTGAAGCAAGAGGGGGGCCGTCTCTTCCCTTCAGGAGGAGTTgaattttttccctttttatttttaggaatttgtgttagctataaattattatttataatcTTTTTCCTTAAAATTTTCATGCTACAACTCATTGGTATTACATCATAAAAGCAAGCACAACAAAGTTATAGCATTTCAACAGGACAGGATCAGCCAACATGCGTGGCAAAATTGTAGCTCCAGCAGCTGACCGGTTGATTGATTCGGGTTGATTTCTGCTAGGCAGTGACAGCCCAACCACCTCTCCatcttttttcaaaaatagaaacACCTTTCTACCTGATCCTAACCCAACTTGACTcgactttttttatttctatattttttaatttaaaaaattacaaaactatgagatcgttttgaaaaattcttttatttgtattttttatttctcattataCAAATGATTGTTTGAGCTGATATTTTTTTgagagatagattatagcatATTCTACACTGCcaaagttttttagaattttttatgattattttgatagtgttttgaaggtTGAGAGCGTTGAAACTGGCATATTTTGTGATTTTAAACCTCCCGCACATTGGCTGGGCAGTGGGAAGAGcctattttgcaaatttttaaaatagacatagagtttaaaaaaaataattaaaaatatataaataaaaaatgctcCTACAAGTTTGGGCCAAAA comes from the Phragmites australis chromosome 22, lpPhrAust1.1, whole genome shotgun sequence genome and includes:
- the LOC133904958 gene encoding E3 ubiquitin-protein ligase RSL1-like; amino-acid sequence: MEERLLEAGGGFAGNLKGEDDFRSCCGDEEDWEDTEESFTAGVTKGELDETSVRLFFKGVSSSEAEGKKLSGIGVVMERSPGVPVLKVQKKLDFYVEDLVAEHLALMDGLLVALQNGIRKIFAFTNSEKLYFQIAEAEILEDQLLVALGHRILELVDKLEDFDLILLPSFELERPLQLAKEAIGIRYLSPYEVGTCPICCEEKLGSQMIKVGCSHAFCYGCLTAYVEEKLQASKLPIRCPQLRCKYIISASECKSFLPVSSYDSLKRAFAEADNSDMERFYCPFPDCSVLLDLSQHFSRASSSSQSDLSCVECPECHRDICISCGVPWHIMMGCDEYQSLPVEERDAGDVSLHRLAQNNRWRRCQRCPRMIELTQGCFHMTCWCGHEFCYSCGADYANGIQTCQCVFWDEDSIEPSSAAQSSQATSEIWAWDTFDCMPTAVEGYSEQERAQLALIQRFLAGGFSLGDNPCQSPPRCADSYMVDTMKDLHQLPWLERFVSVISDSYDDDYIQ